The uncultured Bacteroides sp. DNA segment AATACTAAAGTTACCTGTGGAAGGAGCAGTAAACAAGTCAGTTGACGTGCCATTGTAGGATGTTGTGCCTGCTATGGCATTTGCGCTGAATACCCAGTCGGAGGTAACGTAGCTATTATTCACTGTTGCAGTAGCCGAACTACGAATACCCTTTGCTGTAGCACTTTGTGTTAGTGCAAAGATACAGTTGCTTATTCCAATGCCATTAGAAGGTCCATTACTTGTTCCACCAAAATCAATGAAATATCTTCCGGCAGCAATCATATTATAGAAGGTACATTTATCAAACAGAATACTTGTGGTATTGGTGCTCTTGCTAAGAATAAATCTGCCTACGCCGTTGAATGTACTATTTGTAATGCTGATGTTATTGACTACACCCGCACCACTAGCATCAGCATTGATGAAGTAATAACTATCCTTCAAGTTAGACACAATGCAATTATTATAAGATAGCGTTCCAATTGTTTTGGCTCCGGAACCTTGTAGACGGAATGGAGTATTGGCAAAATCGTGAACTAAACAATCGTCAAACGAAATAGTACTAACGGTCGTTGCTGCAGACTGATTGAATAGATAAGGATTCAGGGTGGAAGTGATCGTTCCATTTTCGTACATATAACCTGTAATATCGAGGTTACTAAACTTTATAAATGCATGGTTAGCACTTAGTGTGATTGCCTTGATGGATAGAATTGCTTTGCTTTCACCCGGTAAACCAAAGAAATTGATAGACAATCCATTAGGAATGGTCAATCCGGAATTGTTGGCAAAGAGTACGCCGGCAGGAATAGCCAGTGTGGCAGAGGAATAAGCCGCCAGTTGATCAAGTAATGTTTGGTTGATAGAGTCGCCTGCTGCAAGATATACCGTATGATCAGCCGTAGGAACATCCGGATATGTTTCAAAGCTAACAGACCCTCTTTTTGATTCGCCATTGTATATGTTGGCTGTGTAAGTTGTTTGTGGACTTAACCCGGTTACTGTGATGTATCCATTCTCTACGTCTTCAGCTGTTAATGCGATCGTTTGCGCCACGACTTCACCATTTAATAGTTTAAGGCTGGTGACTGTTTTACCGGCTTCCCATTTAAGAGTTGCACTTGAAGAGGTTTTATCGGCTGCAGCTACAGCACTCATGATTTGCTCAGACTTGGTACTGAACGAATACTTTTCGTAGTAACCCCATTTGGAATTGCCGAGTGTTTCCGAGCAAGAGCGAATGCGGATATAATATTTGGTTGAACTATCCAGATGGGTGAGTGTATAAGGTGATTTAGTGATAGACTTATCTTTACCATAAACCAGAGAGCTACTTTGTATCTCGTCTTGATACAAAGAATCCTTGCTTACTTCGATAATATAATAACCGGTTTTAGGAGTAGCAGTCCAAGCAACGAGTGCTTCCGTAGCTGCAGGGGATATGCCGATTGAAGTCGTGTGGAATAAGCGATTATATGTGTCGTCTGTATTCCAGTCGTTGGCATCGTCGCAAGATGTAGCGATAAAAGCTGTCAGGAGCAATAAGCTCGCTGACAATACTCTGTATTTTACTTTATTTATTTTCATAGTTCCTCTAATTATTATTCAAATCCGTAAGAGTTCTGTAGTGTTCCGTTTGAATCGGAGACAGTTGTTGCCCCTAGTGGCAATAGATGTCTGTTCTTAACTGTCCTGTTCAATCCCCAACTGATATATGGCAGATAACCGATGTTGGTTCCTGTTGTCAGGTTTTCGCCACCCCATCCGGTTACGCTTTTATATTCACTGATGTTTGCCGGAACTTCATACCAGCAAATACTCGACATATCAATAGCGTTACTGTCGCCTGTTTTCATTTTGTAGTACAGTGTGGCAGGAGCTTTTTGTATAAGTTCCGTGTATGCTGTTTTTGCTTCTTCTATTTTACTACTGAGCAATCCCCAACGAATTAAATCGTATTTGCGAACAGCTTCACCAGCGAACTCCCAAGCACGTTCGTCAACAATGGCATTGAAAAATGCATTGCCGCTTACAAGCGAGTTTACATAGCTTTGCACTTCAGTTTGTTGGCTTGATGCAAATGAACGAGCACGAACCTGCAATAGGGCATCTCTTGCTGTTAACCCGCAAGTAGGACCAGCCACGTCGGCACCACTCAAATCGTTTAATACCTCTGCATACATTAATAGTACGTCTGAGTAGCGCATCACAATCCAGTTAATGCCGTATCCAATCTTTCCGGTTGCTGCTTTAGAAGCAGAGCGCCATTCTTCACTCATCTTTCTAGGATCCCATTTGGCTACATAGATGGAAAAAGGCGAATTGCTTTGCATCGTTTCAATAGGTACGCTGCTACCATCGGGTTTGATTTCGTATGTAGCACAAGTTAAATCCCGACGTAAGTCATCGTGTTCAAATGACCAGAAAAAAGGGGCTGTTAGCTTTACCTTACCGGAAGAGTTTCCATATCCGTAAGTGGTAGTAATACCGTTCAAACGAACACCAATAGTATATCCCATTTCGCCTGAATAATTTAAGCCGTGGGCCACTTCGTAAAGGTTCTCCCGATAAGTCTGATCCAATGTGCATTGGTTTACCAGATACCATTCGTTTGCAATACTAGGGTTTAAGCGGTGAGCGCCGTTGGCAATAACTGCATCCAAATGCGCTAAAGCCAGCTTATAAAGTTCGGTTCTTTTCTCTGCCCCCGGGCGTTGAGTCGGATAGCTAGCATCACTGTTGGCTAAGGTTTCATATCCCGAAGCGGATTTTGATGACTCGCGAATGGAGTAACCTGCATAAGAAAGAGCAATACGAGCTAATAGTCCATGGGCAAAACCTTTAGTCATGCGCTCGGTAGTGTAACCGGATTGGCCGGCCCATGGGAGAACTGTTATTGCCTCCTCCAAATCTGCAATCAAACGTTCCATGATGAGATCACGGTCGGTTTTTGGTAAGTAGATGTTTGAACCGTCAGTTTTTGTCGTTTCAAACTTCATGGGTATATCACCATAATTCTTGATGAGGTCATAATAAACCATTGCGCGAATCGTTAATGCTTCACCTTTGTACATGAGCATTTTATCTCTTGACGAATTTCCTTCAGCAATGAGAGTACTACCTTCTACTCCTTCTACAACAATATTGGCATTTTCGATAATAGCAAAACATGCTGTCCAGTTATCGTTGAGTTTGGTCCAGCCAGAGGTTGGGTTGTAGTTACAAGCACCTCGTTCGTTATTGGCTATAGAATTATTTTCTCCTAATCCATCTATTAATTCAATGTCTGAATTGGTTGAAAAATTCAGAGGGATGCGGGCGCCATAAGTGTGATCCAACGTCAAATCGGCATATACCTTGTTCAGAGCTTGTACAGTATACGCTGTAGAGTTGAAAACGGTTCCACCTGTCATTTCAGATGGAGAAGTCTGTTCAAGGAAGTCAGAGCAAGACAAGATGCTCAATACTCCAGCCCCTATAATGAATGATTTTATTATATTCTTCATAACTTATTTTGTTCTTTTTATTAAAATGTCACATTGATACCACCTACGAATGCACGGCTCTTTGGGTATGATGCATAGTCAACACCGGGGGTCATAGGATTACTTGTCCTAGAGTCAACTTCGGGGTCTGTACCGGTATAATTGGTAAAGCAATAGAGATTGTATCCGGTGACATACACACGGATGTTCTGCATTTGCATTTTTTTCACCAATGATTTAGGAAGAGTGTAGCCAATAGTAATATTGTTCACACGTAAGAATGAACCATCTTCTATTGCCCAATCGGTTAATGGCATTACGGTTGAACCAGCAGGATTCCAAATACCGGCATTAGCATTAAGCTCGTTCAAACGATTGATCGTGTATGCAGAGCCATTCGTTTTAATTGAAGAACTACTCAATAAACTGGTACCGTTACTTGGATCAATCCATGTATAGCGGTTGGCTAACGTGAAATTGTCGTTTACGTTCCAGTTCTTAGAAGAACCGCTATAGAAACTAGAACCTAACTTAGTTGCATTAACTATTTCATTACCAATGCTGTAGTTGAAGAATGTAGTGATATCAAAGTTCTTAATACGTCCGTTGAAGCCAAATCCACCTGATACGGGAGCAACCGTATTTCCTAAACGTACTTTCGTAATATTACCATCTGCGTCAGCTTTCAACTTGATCGTTCCGGGATAAAGAGTACCACCTGTTAAGGAACTACTATTGCTTATTCCACTTTTTAATGAATAGGTACCTGTAGACTCGTTAAAGTTGAAATCATTTGCCGTATAGAAACCATCTGTTTTGTATCCATAGACTTCACCCAGACGTCCACCCTCTTCTATAAGGAAATCTTCAAGACCGGCTGCTGCACTACCTCCCCATTTGCTACTTTGCCAAGATGAAAGACCATTTAATTTATCAATGTGTCCACGATTATAAGAGATGTTGAAATTGAAGTCCAACCCATACTCTTTCTTATCGATTATAGTAGAGTTTAATTGTAGCTCAACGCCTTTGTTTGATGTCTGTCCCATGTTTTTGTATTGAAAACTATACCCGGAACTAGCTCCAATTGTTGTTTTCATCAATAAATCTTTGGTGGTATTCCAATAGAAGTCCAATGATCCGGAGAGTCTGTTGTTCCAGAATCCAAAATCTAAACCGGCATTCCTTGAAACGGTAACTTCCCATTTTAAGTCAGGGTTGGAAAGGACATCGCTATGTTTAAGTACGACTGCTGAACTGTTGCCAAAATAGATGCTCTTGTCGCCTGTTCCGGCAACAGAGAATGTAGAATACATTGAGCCGTCAGGAATGCGATTGTTTCCTGCGGTTCCGTAGCTTAAACGGAATTTCAGGTTAGACAACCAGTCTTTGGTGCTTTCCATAAAAGGTTCATCAAACACCCGCCAAGCAAATGCAACCGAAGGAAAATAACCCCATCTATTGTCGCTTGCGAATTTGCTTGAGCCGTCAGCACGTACCGTGGCGGTAAACAAGTATTTATCTTGCAGTGAATAATTAACACGTCCAAAGAAAGAAAGCAAATTATCTTTAATACCAATATATGTCGTGGTTGGTAAGGCTGTCCCATTTCCAAGAGCGGCCAAAATTTCGTTGATGCTTGCTTCTTTATCAAAGTTTACAGAAGTTAAGTAGGTTTTCGTGTCTTGACTGGATGAAATTTCTTCTCCGATCATTACGTTCAATTTATCATTGTTACTCAAGATATTCTTTCTATCATAAGTTAAAGTATTGGCATTTCTCCAATTCTTGTTGTTGACTTTTGAAATATATGCTTGAGGAAGTCCTGCATAGCCGTACTTAGAATTAGAAGTAGCCTGATATCCCCAGACTTGGTCCGTATTGTTATACTTCCAGCCATAGCCAAATTCACTTCTGAAGTTCCAGTTCTTGAAAGGTTCCCAGTTTAGACCAACATTGTAATTCTGTTGGAACTTGGATTGTTTCTTGTAGGTTGCGTTCAATCGTTCTAAGGGAGTATATTGAGCATTTGTAGAGTTCTCTTCATCCTCAGTATCTGCTGTTAGGGTAGGGATAGGTTGGTGGATGATCGACTTGGCAACTAATGAGTTGGCTGCACTTGTTTCATTATCGGCACCGCCGCTCAAACCGTCAATGGTTTGATAAATCAAACGAGCGTTGAAGTCTAAGTTTAACCATTTGTTGATTTCAGTATTAATCTTTGCATTGATGTTGTTCTTTGAATAGCCGGAGCTTTT contains these protein-coding regions:
- a CDS encoding DUF5123 domain-containing protein is translated as MKINKVKYRVLSASLLLLTAFIATSCDDANDWNTDDTYNRLFHTTSIGISPAATEALVAWTATPKTGYYIIEVSKDSLYQDEIQSSSLVYGKDKSITKSPYTLTHLDSSTKYYIRIRSCSETLGNSKWGYYEKYSFSTKSEQIMSAVAAADKTSSSATLKWEAGKTVTSLKLLNGEVVAQTIALTAEDVENGYITVTGLSPQTTYTANIYNGESKRGSVSFETYPDVPTADHTVYLAAGDSINQTLLDQLAAYSSATLAIPAGVLFANNSGLTIPNGLSINFFGLPGESKAILSIKAITLSANHAFIKFSNLDITGYMYENGTITSTLNPYLFNQSAATTVSTISFDDCLVHDFANTPFRLQGSGAKTIGTLSYNNCIVSNLKDSYYFINADASGAGVVNNISITNSTFNGVGRFILSKSTNTTSILFDKCTFYNMIAAGRYFIDFGGTSNGPSNGIGISNCIFALTQSATAKGIRSSATATVNNSYVTSDWVFSANAIAGTTSYNGTSTDLFTAPSTGNFSIKDNSFSGSATCGDPRWRN
- a CDS encoding RagB/SusD family nutrient uptake outer membrane protein encodes the protein MKNIIKSFIIGAGVLSILSCSDFLEQTSPSEMTGGTVFNSTAYTVQALNKVYADLTLDHTYGARIPLNFSTNSDIELIDGLGENNSIANNERGACNYNPTSGWTKLNDNWTACFAIIENANIVVEGVEGSTLIAEGNSSRDKMLMYKGEALTIRAMVYYDLIKNYGDIPMKFETTKTDGSNIYLPKTDRDLIMERLIADLEEAITVLPWAGQSGYTTERMTKGFAHGLLARIALSYAGYSIRESSKSASGYETLANSDASYPTQRPGAEKRTELYKLALAHLDAVIANGAHRLNPSIANEWYLVNQCTLDQTYRENLYEVAHGLNYSGEMGYTIGVRLNGITTTYGYGNSSGKVKLTAPFFWSFEHDDLRRDLTCATYEIKPDGSSVPIETMQSNSPFSIYVAKWDPRKMSEEWRSASKAATGKIGYGINWIVMRYSDVLLMYAEVLNDLSGADVAGPTCGLTARDALLQVRARSFASSQQTEVQSYVNSLVSGNAFFNAIVDERAWEFAGEAVRKYDLIRWGLLSSKIEEAKTAYTELIQKAPATLYYKMKTGDSNAIDMSSICWYEVPANISEYKSVTGWGGENLTTGTNIGYLPYISWGLNRTVKNRHLLPLGATTVSDSNGTLQNSYGFE
- a CDS encoding TonB-dependent receptor, with translation MSNKMKNMRMVLLALFAAISLNLSAQNITLTGTVKDKTGESIIGASVLEKGTSNGTITDMDGHFTIKVSGSKPLVISYIGMKSQEINVKGKSKVDVTLEDDAQALDEVVVIGYGTVAKKDLTGSVASVSAKQLESIPVSSASEALQGKMAGVQITTAEGSPDADIKIRVRGGGSLSQDNSPLYIVDGFPVSSISDIAPTDIQSVDVLKDASSTAIYGARGANGVIIVTTKSGKEGKTQVNFGASFGIRNVVKEVGVLNPYEYALYQYELDQTNDYYGSYDDLEIYKSVKGENFQDEIFGRTGNQQSYNLSVSGGTKTTKYSISYARNDEKSIMKSSGYSKNNINAKINTEINKWLNLDFNARLIYQTIDGLSGGADNETSAANSLVAKSIIHQPIPTLTADTEDEENSTNAQYTPLERLNATYKKQSKFQQNYNVGLNWEPFKNWNFRSEFGYGWKYNNTDQVWGYQATSNSKYGYAGLPQAYISKVNNKNWRNANTLTYDRKNILSNNDKLNVMIGEEISSSQDTKTYLTSVNFDKEASINEILAALGNGTALPTTTYIGIKDNLLSFFGRVNYSLQDKYLFTATVRADGSSKFASDNRWGYFPSVAFAWRVFDEPFMESTKDWLSNLKFRLSYGTAGNNRIPDGSMYSTFSVAGTGDKSIYFGNSSAVVLKHSDVLSNPDLKWEVTVSRNAGLDFGFWNNRLSGSLDFYWNTTKDLLMKTTIGASSGYSFQYKNMGQTSNKGVELQLNSTIIDKKEYGLDFNFNISYNRGHIDKLNGLSSWQSSKWGGSAAAGLEDFLIEEGGRLGEVYGYKTDGFYTANDFNFNESTGTYSLKSGISNSSSLTGGTLYPGTIKLKADADGNITKVRLGNTVAPVSGGFGFNGRIKNFDITTFFNYSIGNEIVNATKLGSSFYSGSSKNWNVNDNFTLANRYTWIDPSNGTSLLSSSSIKTNGSAYTINRLNELNANAGIWNPAGSTVMPLTDWAIEDGSFLRVNNITIGYTLPKSLVKKMQMQNIRVYVTGYNLYCFTNYTGTDPEVDSRTSNPMTPGVDYASYPKSRAFVGGINVTF